The Cherax quadricarinatus isolate ZL_2023a unplaced genomic scaffold, ASM3850222v1 Contig6118, whole genome shotgun sequence sequence aatgaaaagcaggattGCCATtagtacattaagagaaaacaaaAGTGTTCGGAGCCCAGGACTGTTCATTAGCCTCCCATCTTCTGTAAGGGGAATTACAAATAAACCCCTGACCATCTTCAAGAGTTAACTGGTCAGATATAAGTCAGTGCCTGATTACCCGGGTTGTGGTCCGTAcgctggattacgtgcggccagcagtaacagcctggttgatcaggccctgatccacagggaagTCTCATAGAgggcagggccgcgggggcgttgaaccccggaacaaCTTCTAGGTAGGTAGGTGTTTTTTCTCTTAGCTTTAGAGTACATTTCCATTATTTtgagacgttcccagtagtttaaatgctttattggctctgtgGGCCCTGATATCTCTCCTTCCTTGGAATAAGCCGTCATCACCTGAGAATATTATAAGTTGTAGAGAACCAGCGATTTGAATGCCGTCATTGGCATTATTTCTGTTGCTTTGAATGTTATTATCCACCCTGTTATTTTCCTGCCCTTAGCATCACTTGATAGATCTGCTCTAAATGATAGCTatgacagtattaaaaaaaatctttaaaatgACCATTTCGTTCTACCGTATGGTTCTCTTGTGTTTTGCATCTATTGATCAGTTTGAGGATCTCATTTGTTTTACACACAAAGGGGATTGGACTGAAAGATGGATCTTCTGGTGGTACATCTAGTGACTGTCTGTAGCTAAAGTATTACTGGACGTCACCTGGTGTGCAACTCAAGGTGTTCTTCCCCGTTCGTTCTCTGCCACTACTGAACGAATGCTGCTAGCTCTTCTGGCGCACCTAGTCTAAAGCGGTTTCGCTAATCTTTTGCTGTTAATACTGGGAGGGCTATACTGAGGTTGTGCCTGGTAGCGTAATCACCGCAGGATAGTGATTATTTTATTAATCAAAAATCTGCCATTGTAGCTAATGCTTGTTATTTAAACTTGCTGTGATAGTATTTATACTGGGTATCATATTTATACTAGTTTTCATTGGtaattttctttattttatgCGTTTAATCATCTACACGGTCAAAGAACTTCAAATTTCAAAACTACCAATCATCTTCAGAGCATCGTCTCAAGTAGAGCCATGCACTCAGTACCCAGTAGTTAATGTACAAAAATAATGTCACGGTTTTGGGTACGTTGTTAATTTGTTAATACCGAACATTACAAGAGTTCCCTAATTATCATATGTACATGTGTATGATACTGTAGTAGAAAGTAATGATTTTTAATTTTGAGTGTGGTCCATTTATAGAGTTGAATCATGTTCAGTTTTCACTTCCAGTTTTTGGGTATTAATAgtttgtcacggtattgtgatttgTTCTGGATGTTGTCTTTTGTAGCTTCGTGGTAAGTGCAGAAGCGGAGGTTCACATGCGATACAGTTGAGTGTACACCTCTGCACTGTCCCATGAACCATGTGCTGGTAATATTTAATACAGCATGTGCAGATTAGTCCCGCTGCATAATTAGAAAATTGTATTTAATTTATGAATGCTCTAATTTGCATTTTTAACAGGCATTACACTCATATCCACGTCATTAGGATTTGGGACAACTATAAAAGATCAATTTTCTGACAGTACAACATCCAGGCATCTTCTAGTTTTCTCACCGGTGTTCTTTTTCTCAGGATGATGACGGTAGTGGACAAGCGATGTACGGCAATGTGGGTTTGGTCCATTCTAGCTCAGGTGACGCCCACGTGTCGGGTCTTTCTCACGGGGGTGTTGAAGATTACTATGCTGTGAACGCACCTGCCCCAGGCACCGTAGGCGTGGCATCAGCCCGCATCAACCACGCCTACACAGGCGGCGGGAGTCGGGACATACAGGCTTCTTCCGCCGGGTCGGAGTTCAGCGGGATCGTGATCCCGGGCACCGTGTATACAAGCAGCACTGGCCAAGTCCCAACGGGTGGTATGGGTGGTAACCCCAACTATATTCCACCACCTCCCCAGCCCGCCCACAGCTACACTCCCACTTCACGCGTGGCGGTGCCCATGAGTGCACAACCCCTATACTCAAACACAGCCTCTCAGCCCATCTATAATAATTCTCCACGGCCACAGCAACACTCCTACACCGAGGAGTCTCCACCCCCGCCCCTTCCCACACAACCTCCTCCTACACAGGCCCAGGCGACTCCTACCTATGCTAACTTGAGTACTAACGGTGCTGCATACCCGCCCCCTCATACCTTGTACGCCAACGTGGATCCAACCTCTGGTAAGTTCTCTTCACCTTCCTTCTAGACGGCTTATCTTAGTGGTGGGTAAGGCTGCCCTTCCTGTCTTATTTTGGTTGTAGTAATAGATaaaattttgttcggatttttaatctcggagggttagccacccaggataacacaagaagggcagtgcgtcatcgatggGAGACACTTATTACCATTgcgtcctcagtcttgtcccccaggatgcgacccacaccagtcgactaacacctaggtacttaCATGCTTACTAGGTAAACGGGATAATagttgtaaggaaacacgcccagtgtttccacccttgctgaggattgaaccacggacactcagcgtgtgaagtgagagcgttgcctaccaggccacgggcctttAGTTCTGCATCACAAAGGTGGCTCACTACGATAACACACTGGCCTTGTACATTTTCGGAGTTTAATATTTCATGCGAACTGTGTAGTATATTTTTTTCACTGCATGTAGTACACGCCTTATAAACAACTTGAAAACTGACACTGATAAAACTTGctatattttaaatttatttgTAAAAAAGATTTTGATGTACAAATTGGTGTTAGCAGTCGCTGTTAAAATCTAATTACAGAAATAATTTCGGTCTTGGCTCCCGAAGTGACCATGCATCGCAGTGCCCACCGAAACGAGCTTTGCCACAATATGAAACCCGTCAGAAGCTTTGCTAACATGTGTAGTGACTGGACATTTCCGTGCGGTGGTCATTGATAAGATATTCTCTAGGTGTGTTGACGGGTAGTGACGACGCTCCTGTGAAGGGTGGTCGCAAATATGGGGTTATTGTTTACACGAGAGTTGACACAGGAACATTTTTCTTGGCAAATATTTAGAGCAGGATACTCCCATTCTGCATTTAAACGGTGTTGCAAAGCTTTTCTTTTCCTTGTGAAATTTTATAATTGAGAAGGATTGGATAATTATGGTACAGTGTACTTAATGCTTTGTGAGCCTTGCAAAGGACTATAGTAGTCCAATACTGTTGTTTAAAACTGTAGTCACCCTTTTGTTAACGGATGGTGAAGCAATTGTTTTGTATATAACTTGAAAAAATCACTCGCAGAAATTTTGGCGTTTGAAAGCCAATACAGATGTTTAAGAGCTTGATGGCACCAGCTATGTATCTTTCACCATTAGTTAATGACAGAGAGGGAAATACAAGAGGCTACAGAAAATCGAGAAAGCGGGATTAGTTAATAAAAATTTTATTACTGAATTATTTACAACAGTAAAATGGATACCGTGCCAATTCAACGTAAAATTGGTTTATACACACACCCGATCCTCCGTCAACTACTGTATCAAGTACTGCTCAAGATCCTGCAAGACGAGGAAGACTTCAACGTTAACGTTAACAAGAAGAACTTCATATTCCCATAAGCCGGAGCGTTTCCAACAGCTACTAACTGGACCTACCAAAGAGGTTTTGGCCACTAGGAACTCTCCCACCTCTTTACTCCCAATTCATATTGATGCTTAAATATACCTACTACCACCCaggagtgataagataagataagatttcgttcggatttttaaccccggagggttagccacccaggataacccaagaaagtcagtgcgtcatcgaggactgtctaacttatttccattggggtccttaatcttgtcccccaggatgcgacccacaccagtcgactaacacccacttCTTTTTATTCCACTTCTTTTTATGTTCTTAGTTACCCATGCccttagcccttgtggcttagcgcttctttttgattataataataatacccatGCCCTTTCCGTATTTTCACCCTCACTCTacaccttcccttctttccctctctccATGCTCGCCATACTCTCACGATGTCCAAACTAAAAAGAAAACTGACCGCAATAGAAAATGGACTCTCCCAGGCAATAAGAGAAAACGCATTCGGTTGGAGGGGTACCTTAAGTGGGCACGGAAGGTAttttaagagataagatttcgttcggatttttaaccccggagggttagccacccaagaaagtcagtgcgtcatcgaggactgtctagcttatttccattgggggtccttaattaatcttgtcccccaggatgcgacccacatcagtcgactaacactcaggtacctatttgctgctaggtgaacacaacagatgtaaggaaacgcgtcgaaatgtttccacccgtcggaaatagaacccgggccctccgtgtgtgaagctttAGCTactaggccaccgggcctggtagcTAGATTATTAGCCTGGAAGGTTAATAActcagggtaacccaagaaagccaagcaCTGGTTTATTTCCATGGGAGTTCTTACACTTTTCAAGATGCGACTGAATTGTCTATTATAAACTCTTAAGTATCCTTACGGCTAAGGGTAGCAGGCGTTGATTGAAAGGTGTCCATAATTGTCTCTTGCCGCCTCGGTTTGAACTATGGTTCTTTCGGTGATGATACGAATGATATGCCACAGCTCGCTAAATCCTCGTTCGATGCAAATTGTCTGTTTTCAGctttaacttaatataattttgtTCGGTGTTGGACGAGTATTAATCGTTCCTTTTAGTACTCTGGCCTTTTGGTATAATATaaaaacgaaggaacactgcagtaggcctgtttgGCCATTTAGTCATGTGTAATTCACACCCTCTTACTCCCACTAATGTACCCTTTCAACCAGTATTTAAAGCTgggtcatgactcacgaaatcctgatgacacgattacaaacaaaccataccacgggtggggatagaacccgcgatcagttataaaactccagaccgacgcgctagccactggtcCAGCTGGATACAAGATTCgtccagtggaaatataaacacatatacagtatgaacattaaaatggtataaaataccgacagattgttaggtaagacacatatgcaacagttaggtatctttatttcgaaacgtttcgcctacacagtaggcttcttcagtcgagtacagaaaagttgatagaagcagaagatacttgaagacgatgtaatcagtccatcacccttaaagttttgaggtggtcagtccctcagtctggagaagagcattgttccgttgtctgaaacaatatgaagttgaagtgacaggatggagcctttatatagtgccaggaggtgagacgtaggttgctttgggagggcaggtccctctcaaacccagccgttctcactagtagaggtcgaagttgatggtctgtaccaagatacccttgtgttgcagtgtctgacagaatgaacattaaaatggtataaaataccaacagattgtcggtattttataccattttaatgttcattctgtcagacactgcaagacaagggtatcttggtacagaccatcaacttcgacctctactagtgagaacggctgggtttgagagggacctgccctcccaaagcaacctacgtctcacctcctggcactatataaaggctccatcctgtcacttcaacttcatattgtttcagacaacggaacaatgctcttctccagactgagggactgaccacctcaaaactttaagggtgatggactgattacatcgtcttcaagtatcttctgcttctatcaacttttctgtactcgactgaagaagcctactgtgtaggcgaaacgtttcgaaataaagatacctaactgttgcatatgtgtcttacctaacacatatacagtataatgtgatcctttattgacaacgtttcacccacacaaagcccactgtgtgggcgaaatgtcaataaaggatcacattatactgcgcgtgtttatatttccattgtgtcggtattttataccatttatttccaagattcgtccaactacgtatatttatacaccataggaaggttggcataggtaccactgtgaccacaaatgcaagggtTTACAGACTAATCTGCCGCCAGCGTGgccggagattcgtctgtaaaaacgtgCATTTGTgggcagtggtgcctatgctaaccttcttatggtgtataaatatacatagttggacgaatctcgtagccagctgacccagtggctagcgcgtcggtctggagttttatgactgatcgtgggttctctccccgcccgtggtatggtttaaatgAGTCATCTGTATAAGACCTGTGTTAagacacttgtcctgtctccTGACGAATAAAGCAAAAATTGCCtcgatgatgctactgctactttagtttgttccacttatttaCAACTGTTGCCAAACCTGTACTTTCCAATATCCTCTCTTAATCGAATTTTTTCCAGCTGTCCATTGCTGCGAGTGGCTGTTTGTTACTTTTATTCCAGGTTTCACTTATATATACGCTTCTCTCGTATATCgtctaattctacacctttcagAAGAGTAAAAGTTCAGTGTCTTCAGCCTGTTTTCGTAGGAGAGGTTTCAGTGGCGTCACGAAGCTTGATTTATTGAGGCTCAACATTTCGGGTGAGGCTCTTGGAAGTATTCTTaatagttgtgatgaatggtttgaaaaaccgacaagttgaagattgagacacttatgcaacatatgggaatctttattcaggaaacgtttcgcctttctattttatattggactgatgaagccactgtggcgaaacgtttcctgaataaagattcccatatgttacataagtgtgtCAATCTTCATCAAGTATTCTTAACACTTTTTCTAAGGTCTTGACGTGGCCTAATCTGGTTGTTGCACCATTGTAGGCTTGGGTTGTATAGTCTTAATTCATTCTCTGTGGTGGCATTGTGTTAAGTGTCACATCCACAGATGGTAACAGGTGTAGACTGTGGGGTCACTCGTAAACTTTCTCCTGTGTGGGAGGGTCAagttgtggggagggtgaggcTAGAAATAAAAAGTGTAAAAGGATAGCGATATTGCGATGTGTTA is a genomic window containing:
- the LOC128686763 gene encoding zyxin (The sequence of the model RefSeq protein was modified relative to this genomic sequence to represent the inferred CDS: added 245 bases not found in genome assembly) — its product is MFSNTYSNVTEELGRLHLGSPTSQQYSPGGGKKVAPLVPPKPKKSSGQPASQLSLHDDDGSGQAMYGNVGLVHSSSGDAHVSGLSHGGVEDYYAVNAPAPGTVGVASARINHAYTGGGSRDIQASSAGSEFSGIVIPGTVYTSSTGQVPTGGMGGNPNYIPPPPQPAHSYTPTSRVAVPMSAQPLYSNTASQPIYNNSPRPQQHSYTEESPPPPLPTQPPPTQAQATPTYANLSTNGAAYPPPHTLYANVDPTSGLAQYATFGPDEDFPLPPPDEAPPPP